A window from Leptothermofonsia sichuanensis E412 encodes these proteins:
- a CDS encoding sensor histidine kinase has product MAKPRQSSFRRLLFTRILLLSIPVLLVGEYVVYRKARSGLLETAQLNLTSSAIRKGETIKDLLEAYRSNLVTASEAFSPQIDRPEKGREFVSRLSRSLPKAVQCIQLTNMQTGQIEASTCGKQPVSRDLDRFWSNSTPVALDPQSNIRISSVNPDTLAKLATPLRQLYLVLHAPIFDSSGQLHYALSMQVALHTQADSQQGTLSGDTVVFDQEGTILAHPRTSQIGRNISQEGDGAVLQGILTAILANPEKQDFLHLFAFDPDGSEWLAAYSPIKIPVRSGEDRTWVVMAVAPISSALFSLEEVKQILMVLTLGLLGASLLATIYVARDLALPLEQLGDYALHIDQRHGAERAPRDFKVREINHLAEALDSMVRRLAERAEELEAAWQEAQVANQLKSAFLATTSHELRTPLNAIIGCLRLVKDGCCDSPEEELDFLQRADDASIHLLKIIDDLLNISKIEAGKVELQLQPTSIQDLCQQCLRMVQPGADNKGLTLSLEVAPHLDRVALDERRVRQMVINLLSNAVKFTPEGGQVRLRAWTGYGHQLEQDIRPDRSPVNSSTPYLCLEVKDSGIGIPEDRWHLLFRPFQQVDSSLTRRHEGTGLGLALTKRLAELHGGTISFQSVPNQGSTFRIWLPSREVQPSTEAAIAHSSPDNPPNGNTADGTPSIDAPDSTISSRF; this is encoded by the coding sequence CCGTCAGTCATCTTTCCGCCGCCTTCTTTTCACCAGAATTTTGCTGCTGAGCATTCCAGTCTTGCTGGTCGGTGAGTATGTAGTCTACCGTAAAGCTCGCTCTGGTCTATTAGAAACTGCTCAACTCAATCTCACGTCCAGCGCGATTCGTAAGGGAGAAACCATTAAAGACTTGCTGGAGGCGTACCGTTCGAATCTGGTGACTGCCAGTGAAGCATTTTCTCCCCAAATTGATCGACCTGAGAAGGGGCGGGAGTTTGTTAGCCGCCTGTCCCGTTCGCTGCCCAAAGCGGTGCAGTGTATCCAGCTCACCAACATGCAAACGGGACAAATTGAAGCCAGTACCTGTGGCAAACAACCTGTCAGTCGGGACCTTGACCGCTTTTGGTCGAATTCAACTCCGGTGGCGCTGGATCCTCAATCAAACATCAGGATTTCATCGGTTAATCCAGACACCCTGGCAAAGCTGGCAACCCCTTTGAGGCAGCTTTATCTGGTGCTCCACGCTCCCATCTTTGACTCGTCTGGGCAACTGCACTATGCCCTGAGTATGCAGGTTGCCCTTCATACCCAGGCAGACAGCCAGCAGGGGACCCTGTCCGGCGATACCGTCGTGTTTGACCAGGAAGGTACCATTCTTGCCCATCCCAGAACCAGTCAGATTGGTCGAAACATTAGCCAGGAGGGTGACGGAGCCGTACTTCAGGGAATTTTGACCGCGATCCTGGCAAACCCTGAGAAGCAAGATTTTCTACACCTGTTTGCCTTTGACCCAGACGGCAGTGAATGGCTGGCCGCCTACAGCCCAATCAAAATTCCAGTCCGATCCGGTGAGGACCGCACCTGGGTGGTGATGGCAGTTGCCCCCATCAGCAGTGCCCTGTTTAGCCTGGAAGAGGTGAAGCAAATCCTGATGGTCCTGACCCTGGGGCTGTTGGGTGCCAGTCTGCTGGCAACCATCTATGTTGCTCGCGACTTAGCCCTTCCTTTAGAACAACTGGGTGATTATGCTCTGCACATTGATCAGCGTCATGGAGCGGAGCGGGCACCCAGGGACTTTAAGGTGCGAGAGATCAATCACCTTGCCGAAGCGCTGGACAGCATGGTACGGCGGTTAGCAGAGCGGGCTGAGGAACTGGAAGCCGCCTGGCAGGAAGCTCAGGTGGCTAACCAACTGAAAAGCGCATTTCTGGCAACCACATCCCATGAACTGCGAACCCCTCTGAATGCGATCATTGGCTGTCTGCGCCTGGTGAAAGATGGTTGCTGCGATAGCCCTGAAGAAGAACTGGATTTTTTGCAGCGGGCAGATGACGCCTCAATCCACTTGCTGAAAATTATTGATGACCTGCTCAATATTTCCAAAATAGAAGCTGGCAAGGTAGAACTACAGCTTCAACCAACTTCAATTCAAGACCTCTGCCAGCAATGCTTAAGGATGGTACAGCCAGGTGCGGATAACAAGGGTCTGACCCTGTCCCTGGAGGTTGCTCCCCATCTAGATCGGGTGGCCCTGGATGAGCGGCGTGTTCGCCAGATGGTGATTAATCTCCTGTCGAATGCCGTGAAATTTACACCAGAGGGAGGGCAGGTTCGGCTCAGGGCATGGACTGGCTATGGACATCAGTTGGAACAGGACATCCGTCCTGATCGCAGTCCGGTGAATTCCAGCACTCCCTATCTTTGTCTGGAAGTGAAAGACTCAGGAATCGGGATTCCCGAAGATCGGTGGCACCTTTTGTTCCGTCCGTTTCAGCAAGTGGACTCCTCATTGACCCGCAGACATGAGGGGACAGGATTGGGGTTGGCACTGACCAAGCGTCTGGCTGAACTGCATGGGGGCACCATTTCATTTCAATCCGTCCCCAATCAGGGGAGTACATTTCGGATCTGGCTGCCCTCACGGGAGGTGCAACCGTCCACTGAAGCCGCGATCGCCCACAGTTCCCCAGACAATCCCCCAAATGGCAACACCGCCGATGGAACTCCATCGATCGATGCCCCTGATTCGACGATTTCATCAAGGTTTTGA
- the cysE gene encoding serine O-acetyltransferase: MLSTLVADFRIIFERDPAARNWLEVLFCYPGLQALLFHRFAHWLYSLHIPFIPRLISHVARFITGIEIHPGAQIGQGVFIDHGMGVVIGETAIVGDYVLIYQGVTLGGTGKESGKRHPTLGDNVVVGAGAKVLGNLNIGDNVRIGAGSVVLRDVPADCTVVGVPGRIVYRSGERVDPLEHGRLPDSEAQVIRALVDRIEALEQQLQVIQAKQSLDQSLAMVSAIAKTSAVSPVTTLPAASSLDQPQRETSAVTHSTSCRIRDKIIEEFLDGSGI; this comes from the coding sequence GTGCTTTCTACTCTTGTGGCTGATTTTCGTATCATCTTTGAGCGCGACCCGGCTGCCCGCAACTGGCTGGAAGTTTTGTTCTGCTATCCCGGTTTGCAGGCACTCCTGTTTCATCGGTTTGCCCACTGGTTATACAGCCTGCACATTCCTTTCATCCCCCGACTGATTTCCCATGTCGCTCGTTTTATCACAGGGATTGAGATCCACCCTGGTGCTCAAATCGGGCAGGGAGTTTTCATCGATCACGGGATGGGGGTAGTCATTGGGGAAACGGCAATTGTTGGTGACTATGTCCTGATTTATCAGGGGGTCACTTTAGGCGGGACAGGAAAGGAAAGTGGCAAACGCCATCCAACCCTGGGTGATAACGTGGTTGTTGGAGCCGGAGCAAAGGTACTGGGCAATCTTAATATTGGAGATAATGTCCGAATTGGGGCAGGTTCTGTTGTATTGCGGGATGTGCCAGCCGATTGTACTGTTGTGGGCGTGCCTGGACGCATTGTTTACCGCTCTGGCGAACGGGTTGATCCCCTGGAACACGGGCGTTTACCTGACTCTGAGGCTCAGGTCATTCGCGCCCTGGTTGATCGGATTGAGGCTCTGGAGCAGCAATTGCAGGTTATCCAGGCAAAGCAATCGCTGGATCAGTCCCTCGCTATGGTTTCAGCGATCGCAAAGACCTCAGCGGTTTCTCCGGTGACTACCCTGCCTGCTGCATCTTCCCTGGATCAACCCCAGAGGGAAACCTCCGCCGTCACCCACTCCACAAGCTGTCGGATTCGAGACAAAATTATTGAAGAATTTTTGGATGGGTCAGGGATTTAG
- a CDS encoding multicopper oxidase family protein, which translates to MKITRRKVLKLGLAGSGVILSPIGSGEAKADALADCKREEMTTTPSPQFSPRVELFQQPLHRLEVLKPSLSQSVTRKTFDDRAIAQCAIANPPSVCAEASVDLAFDYYEITMRKQTLEILPARDGQPPIKANFWIYQGTGTQTTQPWCLGPLIRQPKGRASCIRFINKLGNDAANQPICTSVHLHGMASLPQYDGYAEDLIPPEHYKDYYYPNNRASTLWYHDHAVHKTSRNVYMGLAGMYIVEYGREDFCNPDDFGCLPSGEFEVPLIIQDKSFAPSSAVSDEWRLVFSDRDRRGVYADVIMVNGVPFPYFKVKRRKYYFRLLNASPSRTYQLVLSGDAIRLTGNGLTTDGAPPQIIVIGTDAGLLAKPEPLTAPYQPLQIGVAERYGIVIDFSKIRPEVKHLYLRNLVFSGNLGTHSEALMRFDLEDGSVSDPSYIPARLGKLTNKQAMERRKTQTRTFRFGRGRDWTINGQTWSPSRVDGVPGQCAIEVWNLINTGGWTHPVHIHLIDFQILNRNGREPLPYERGWKDVVLLKDAERVQVVARFGPHRGKYMMHCHNLVHEDHDMMNQFEVGSGGPDPLSDPARPLPAEPLGSREPPLLVEDCLPCRCFEALPNSCPEG; encoded by the coding sequence ATGAAAATTACCCGCCGTAAGGTTCTGAAGCTTGGTTTGGCTGGTAGTGGGGTCATTCTGTCACCAATAGGTAGTGGAGAGGCTAAGGCAGATGCCCTGGCTGATTGTAAACGGGAGGAAATGACCACCACTCCATCACCTCAGTTCAGTCCCAGAGTTGAGCTATTTCAACAGCCACTTCATCGCCTCGAAGTCCTCAAACCTTCCCTCAGCCAATCCGTTACCCGTAAAACCTTTGACGACCGTGCGATCGCCCAGTGCGCGATCGCCAATCCCCCCTCCGTTTGTGCCGAAGCATCGGTTGATCTGGCGTTTGACTATTACGAAATCACGATGCGGAAGCAGACCCTCGAAATTCTGCCTGCCAGAGATGGACAGCCCCCCATCAAAGCCAACTTTTGGATCTATCAGGGAACCGGGACCCAGACGACCCAACCCTGGTGCCTGGGACCCCTGATCCGGCAACCCAAGGGGCGGGCATCTTGCATCCGCTTCATTAACAAACTGGGAAATGATGCCGCCAATCAGCCCATCTGTACATCCGTTCATTTGCATGGCATGGCATCCCTGCCCCAGTACGATGGCTATGCAGAAGATTTGATTCCCCCGGAGCACTACAAAGACTATTACTATCCCAACAACCGTGCCTCTACGCTCTGGTACCATGACCATGCCGTCCACAAAACCTCGCGCAATGTCTATATGGGACTGGCTGGTATGTACATTGTGGAATATGGCAGGGAAGATTTTTGCAACCCAGATGACTTTGGTTGCCTGCCCAGTGGGGAGTTTGAGGTGCCCCTGATTATTCAAGATAAATCCTTTGCCCCCTCTTCCGCTGTCAGCGATGAATGGCGACTGGTGTTTAGCGATCGCGATCGGCGGGGAGTTTATGCCGATGTGATCATGGTCAATGGTGTTCCCTTTCCCTACTTCAAGGTCAAGCGGCGAAAGTACTACTTCCGGCTGTTGAACGCTTCCCCTTCCCGCACCTACCAACTGGTTTTGAGTGGAGATGCCATCCGGCTGACGGGGAATGGTCTTACCACCGATGGTGCTCCTCCCCAGATTATTGTCATTGGCACTGATGCGGGATTGCTGGCAAAACCTGAACCCCTGACGGCTCCTTACCAGCCACTCCAGATTGGCGTTGCCGAACGCTATGGGATTGTGATCGACTTCTCAAAAATCCGCCCGGAGGTCAAACACCTGTACCTCAGAAACCTGGTGTTTTCTGGCAATCTGGGAACCCATTCCGAGGCGCTGATGCGGTTTGATCTGGAGGATGGCAGCGTCAGTGACCCCTCCTATATTCCGGCCAGACTGGGCAAACTGACCAATAAGCAAGCCATGGAAAGACGCAAAACCCAGACCCGGACGTTCCGGTTTGGACGGGGACGCGACTGGACCATCAATGGTCAAACCTGGAGTCCATCGCGGGTTGATGGTGTTCCAGGACAATGTGCGATTGAAGTCTGGAACCTGATTAATACCGGCGGTTGGACCCATCCAGTTCACATTCATCTGATCGACTTTCAGATCCTTAATCGCAATGGCCGGGAACCCCTCCCCTATGAGAGAGGCTGGAAGGATGTCGTCTTACTGAAAGATGCGGAACGGGTTCAGGTGGTTGCCCGGTTTGGCCCCCACCGGGGCAAATACATGATGCACTGCCATAACCTGGTGCATGAAGACCATGACATGATGAATCAGTTTGAAGTCGGCAGTGGTGGACCGGATCCCCTATCGGATCCAGCCCGTCCCCTTCCGGCTGAACCCCTGGGATCCAGAGAACCTCCTCTGCTGGTAGAAGACTGTCTCCCCTGCCGTTGTTTTGAAGCATTACCCAATAGTTGCCCTGAAGGATGA
- a CDS encoding alpha/beta fold hydrolase, which produces MPTIDILGVPHVYDLTEPTSSTDVLVFVHGWLLSRCYWQPLIERLSGDYQCLAYDLRGFGGSQLVSTPESAHSACQHYSLSAYAADLVLMLKQLGIRQAWLIGHSLGGSIALWAADQSPEMVKGVICLNAGGGIYLKEEFERFRAAGQQLVRWRPRWLPYVPLLDLLFTRVSVARAIARRWGRQRLIDFVTAHPEAALGALLDSTTEVEVHRLPQIVVRLQQPVYFIAGANDPIMEPRYVRHLASFHSLFQEHGANVVEIPNCGHMAMVEQPDLVTEKIRVILAGQGCDEAIAE; this is translated from the coding sequence ATGCCAACCATCGACATTTTGGGTGTTCCGCATGTCTATGACCTGACGGAGCCAACCTCCTCAACCGATGTTTTAGTCTTCGTCCACGGCTGGCTTCTGAGCCGTTGCTACTGGCAACCTTTGATTGAACGGTTGTCAGGCGATTATCAATGCCTGGCTTACGACCTGCGGGGCTTTGGTGGCTCCCAACTGGTTTCAACCCCAGAGTCTGCCCATTCTGCCTGCCAACATTACAGTTTGTCTGCCTATGCCGCTGATCTGGTACTGATGCTCAAACAACTGGGGATTCGGCAGGCGTGGTTGATTGGGCATTCCCTGGGGGGCAGTATTGCCCTGTGGGCCGCAGACCAATCGCCTGAGATGGTGAAAGGGGTGATTTGTCTGAATGCAGGTGGAGGAATTTATCTCAAGGAAGAGTTTGAGCGGTTTCGGGCAGCCGGGCAGCAGTTGGTTAGATGGCGACCCCGCTGGTTACCCTACGTGCCCCTGTTAGATTTGCTATTTACGCGGGTCAGCGTGGCACGGGCGATCGCCCGCCGCTGGGGCAGGCAACGGCTGATTGATTTTGTCACTGCCCACCCTGAAGCCGCTCTGGGAGCACTGTTAGACTCCACTACCGAAGTCGAAGTCCACCGCCTGCCCCAGATTGTGGTCCGCCTGCAACAACCTGTTTACTTCATTGCCGGAGCCAACGATCCAATCATGGAACCTAGGTATGTGCGTCATCTGGCCAGTTTTCATTCCCTATTTCAGGAGCATGGAGCCAACGTTGTAGAAATTCCCAACTGTGGTCACATGGCAATGGTAGAACAGCCTGATCTGGTCACTGAAAAAATTCGGGTCATCCTTGCCGGGCAGGGCTGTGACGAGGCTATTGCCGAATAG
- a CDS encoding ABC transporter ATP-binding protein: MTYLRLEEITKRFGAFVANDGINLAVESGSIHALLGENGAGKTTLMNILSGLYAPDAGQIYLEGKPVQITSAGAAIRQGIGMIHQHFMLVPQLTVTENIVLGVESSLHLKLSQKAREIARMAETYGLMVDPFARVGDLPVGSQQRVEILKALYRQARLLILDEPTAVLTPLEVENFFRILRQLANRGHTIIFISHKLEEVLSLCDRVTVLRRGRVVATTTTQTTTRHELARLMVGRDVLLQVDKPAQTPGEVVLDVQRLQVRDNRNLPALRGVTFQLRAGEILAIAGVDGNGQRELADAIAGLRPVTSGTIQLNGQTITDWSPQQRVKHLKLGYIPEDRQKMGLVMRFTIARNLILKAFKFLPFCRRWLLRPAAIAANAAHAIQLFDIRATSGKLRVNQLSGGNQQKVVLARELSGEPGLIIAMQPTRGLDVGATEYVQKALLAERARGAAILYISTELEEVMAMGDRIAVMYEGQFIAMLDVRTTTLEHVGLLMAGGHVERGRGNEGEE, translated from the coding sequence ATGACCTATCTTCGCCTTGAGGAAATTACCAAACGGTTTGGTGCGTTTGTAGCCAACGATGGCATCAATCTGGCGGTTGAGTCTGGTTCCATTCATGCATTGCTGGGAGAAAACGGAGCAGGCAAGACCACCCTGATGAATATCCTTTCGGGGCTTTATGCGCCGGATGCAGGACAAATTTACTTAGAGGGCAAACCTGTGCAGATCACCTCTGCCGGTGCCGCAATTCGGCAGGGGATTGGCATGATCCACCAGCATTTTATGCTGGTGCCCCAGCTTACCGTTACTGAAAACATTGTTCTGGGCGTCGAGTCATCTCTGCATCTGAAACTGTCTCAGAAAGCCCGTGAGATTGCCAGAATGGCTGAAACCTATGGTTTGATGGTTGACCCATTTGCCCGGGTTGGAGATTTGCCCGTGGGTAGCCAGCAGCGGGTAGAGATCTTGAAGGCGCTTTATCGGCAGGCACGGTTGTTGATTTTAGATGAGCCAACGGCGGTGCTGACTCCGCTGGAAGTCGAGAATTTTTTTAGAATTCTGCGCCAGTTAGCCAATCGTGGACACACGATTATCTTCATCAGTCACAAGCTGGAGGAAGTGTTGAGCCTGTGCGATCGGGTGACTGTATTGCGGCGGGGGCGGGTGGTGGCAACGACGACAACTCAAACCACGACCCGGCATGAACTGGCACGGCTGATGGTGGGGCGGGATGTGCTGTTGCAGGTGGATAAACCCGCGCAAACGCCAGGGGAGGTAGTTCTGGATGTACAGCGCTTGCAGGTGAGGGACAATCGCAACCTGCCTGCCCTGCGGGGAGTGACGTTTCAACTGAGGGCGGGGGAAATTCTGGCGATCGCCGGAGTCGATGGTAACGGGCAACGGGAACTGGCAGATGCGATCGCGGGTCTGCGTCCAGTCACCTCCGGGACTATCCAGTTAAATGGACAAACGATTACGGACTGGTCCCCCCAACAACGGGTCAAACATCTGAAACTGGGTTATATTCCGGAGGATCGGCAAAAGATGGGGCTGGTGATGCGCTTTACCATTGCCCGCAATCTGATTCTCAAAGCGTTCAAGTTTCTGCCCTTCTGCCGTCGCTGGTTGTTGCGTCCCGCTGCAATTGCTGCCAACGCTGCCCATGCCATCCAGTTATTTGACATTCGGGCAACCAGTGGCAAACTGCGGGTGAACCAACTGTCCGGTGGCAACCAGCAGAAAGTCGTACTGGCACGGGAGTTATCTGGCGAGCCAGGTTTGATTATTGCCATGCAACCCACCCGTGGTCTGGACGTGGGGGCAACGGAGTATGTGCAAAAAGCCCTGCTGGCAGAACGAGCGCGGGGAGCCGCCATTCTTTACATCTCAACGGAACTGGAAGAGGTAATGGCGATGGGCGATCGCATCGCGGTGATGTACGAAGGGCAATTTATTGCAATGCTGGATGTCAGAACTACCACGCTGGAGCATGTTGGTTTACTGATGGCTGGCGGGCATGTGGAGAGGGGGAGAGGGAACGAAGGAGAGGAGTAA